One part of the Sesamum indicum cultivar Zhongzhi No. 13 linkage group LG14, S_indicum_v1.0, whole genome shotgun sequence genome encodes these proteins:
- the LOC105176542 gene encoding chloride channel protein CLC-f isoform X1 — MSSGGEFGDRAVLLRSNSSESEGDLERGGALSPARNSNTSNKGCFPSDLLKRFDRGLSGSGRRLSVKLRPDREHHRLSSSSPSSPAPSDHGVSANAAAADDILTESAPPEWALLLFGCLLGVATGLCVAAFNRGVHVIHEWAWAGTPNEGAAWLRLQRLADTWHRILLIPVLGGVVVGVLHGLLEIMGQIKQSTSSQGQRLDVLAAIFPMVKAVQAAVTLGTGCSLGPEGPSVDIGKSCANGFSVMMESNRERRIALVAAGAAAGIASGFNAAVAGCFFAIETVLRPLRAENSPPFTTAMIILASVISSTVSNAVLGDMQTFTVPTYDLKSAAELPLYLILGMLCGVVSVVFTRLLDWFTKAFHFIKEKFGIPDVVCPALGGLGAGLIALRYPGILYWGFTNVDEILHTGKTASAPGIWLLAQLSAAKVVATALCKGSGLVGGLYAPSLMIGAAVGAVFGGSAGELINSAIPGNAAIAEPQAYALVGMAATLASVCSVPLTSVLLLFELTKDYRILLPLMGAVGLAIWVPSVTIPAKETEVSDTKSTARGYHVVSPSEGENEGIWRQAGERDDIELSLICTSSNYQPTDIDILLETTKVAQAMSNNYLKVSLTQTVREALNIMRDGQQHCVLVVDAEDSLEGILTHGDIRRCLSQRSSDASVSESGDVNTCTVSSIFTRGINYRGRERGLLICYPDTDLAMAKQLMEAKGIKQLPVIKRAEDAQRERKRRAVAILYYDSIWSYLRDELNHHLKSVNPQEDDSVKMITNGHQ; from the exons ATGTCGTCGGGAGGCGAGTTTGGCGATCGCGCTGTGTTATTGCGGTCAAATTCATCCGAATCCGAAGGCGATCTGGAGCGGGGAGGCGCGCTGTCCCCGGCCAGGAATAGTAATACCAGCAATAAGGGGTGTTTTCCGTCGGATCTCTTGAAGCGTTTTGATCGCGGATTGTCGGGTTCGGGGCGTAGGTTGAGCGTCAAGCTCCGGCCTGATAGGGAGCATCATCGGCTTTCCTCTTCTTCCCCTTCTTCACCTGCGCCTTCAGATCACGGCGTTAGTGCCAATGCCGCTGCCGCTGATGATATTCTAACGGAAAGTGCGCCGCCGGAGTGGGCGTTGCTGCTATTTGGATGCCTCCTTGGGGTTGCTACGGGACTTTGTGTCGCTGCTTTTAACCGTGGG GTTCATGTAATACATGAGTGGGCGTGGGCTGGTACACCAAATGAAGGTGCTGCTTGGCTTCGGCTACAAAGGCTAGCTGATACTTGGCACCGTATACTTTTGATACCAGTCTTGGGCGGAGTAGTTGTGGGTGTTTTGCATGGTCTTCTTGAAATTATGGGTCAGATAAAGCAGTCCACCTCTTCTCAAGGACAACGCTTGGACGTACTTGCAGCAATCTTCCCGATGGTGAAGGCAGTCCAGGCTGCTGTAACTTTGGGTACTGGCTGTTCTTTGGGTCCTGAAGGTCCTAGTGTTGATATTGGAAAATCATGTGCTAATGGATTCTCAGTAATGATGGAAAGCAATAGGGAAAGGAGAATTGCTCTTGTTGCTGCTGGAGCAGCTGCTGGAATTGCTTCAG GTTTCAATGCAGCCGTTGCTGGGTGCTTCTTTGCCATTGAAACAGTTTTGAGGCCTCTCCGTGCTGAAAACTCTCCTCCGTTTACAACAGCAATGATAATATTGGCCTCTGTTATCTCATCCACTGTATCAAATGCTGTGCTTGGGGATATGCAGACTTTCACAGTGCCCACGTATGATTTGAAATCTGCTGCTG AGCTACCCTTGTACCTTATATTGGGGATGTTATGCGGAGTAGTAAGTGTGGTTTTCACGCGCTTGTTGGATTGGTTCACTAAGgcatttcatttcatcaaagaaaaatttgggATTCCAGATGTAGTCTGTCCTGCTTTGGGAGGTTTAGGAGCTGGGCTGATAGCTTTAAGGTATCCTGGAATATTGTATTGGGGTTTCACTAACGTCGATGAAATTTTGCATACTGGAAAGACTGCATCGGCTCCTGGAATCTGGCTTCTAGCTCAATTATCTGCAGCAAAAGTTGTTGCCACTGCTCTATGTAAGGGGTCTGGCCTTGTAGGTGGCTTATATGCCCCAAGTTTGATGATTGGTGCTGCTGTTGGTGCAGTATTTGGGGGCTCCGCTGGAGAGCTTATTAATTCTGCTATTCCAGGAAATGCAGCCATTGCTGAGCCACAGGCCTATGCACTG GTGGGAATGGCTGCAACATTAGCCTCTGTTTGTTCAGTACCTTTAACTTCAGTTCTTCTTCTCTTTGAGCTGACTAAAGATTATAGAATCTTGCTTCCCCTCATG GGGGCAGTTGGATTAGCAATATGGGTACCCTCTGTGACAATTCCTGCAAAGGAGACAGAGGTATCAGATACAAAGAGTACTGCACGAGGTTATCATGTTGTTTCACCATCTGAAGGCGAAAATGAGGGTATCTGGAGACAAGCTGGTGAAAGGGATGATATAGAACTCTCGCTTATATGCACCTCCAGTAACTATCAACCAacagatattgatattttactGGAAACTACGAAG GTTGCTCAGGCTATGTCAAACAATTATTTGAAAGTTTCTCTAACCCAAACTGTGAGAGAGGCTCTAAACATTATGCGAGATGGTCAGCAACATTGTGTCCTTGTTGTTGATGCTGAAGATTCTTTGGAAGGTATTTTGACACACGGGGACATAAGAAGGTGTTTATCCCAAAGATCTAGTGATGCTTCTGTCAGTGAATCAGGAGAT GTAAACACATGCACTGTTTCCTCTATTTTCACTCGGGGGATAAACTATCGTGGACGGGAGCGTGGACTTTTGATTTGTTATCCAGACACTGATCTGGCAATGGCCAAGCAGCTAATGGAGGCTAAGGGAATCAAACAATTACCTGTAATTAAGCGTGCTGAAGATGctcaaagagaaagaaaacgCAGGGCTGTGGCTATTCTTTATTATGATTCGATC
- the LOC105176542 gene encoding chloride channel protein CLC-f isoform X2 — MVHVIHEWAWAGTPNEGAAWLRLQRLADTWHRILLIPVLGGVVVGVLHGLLEIMGQIKQSTSSQGQRLDVLAAIFPMVKAVQAAVTLGTGCSLGPEGPSVDIGKSCANGFSVMMESNRERRIALVAAGAAAGIASGFNAAVAGCFFAIETVLRPLRAENSPPFTTAMIILASVISSTVSNAVLGDMQTFTVPTYDLKSAAELPLYLILGMLCGVVSVVFTRLLDWFTKAFHFIKEKFGIPDVVCPALGGLGAGLIALRYPGILYWGFTNVDEILHTGKTASAPGIWLLAQLSAAKVVATALCKGSGLVGGLYAPSLMIGAAVGAVFGGSAGELINSAIPGNAAIAEPQAYALVGMAATLASVCSVPLTSVLLLFELTKDYRILLPLMGAVGLAIWVPSVTIPAKETEVSDTKSTARGYHVVSPSEGENEGIWRQAGERDDIELSLICTSSNYQPTDIDILLETTKVAQAMSNNYLKVSLTQTVREALNIMRDGQQHCVLVVDAEDSLEGILTHGDIRRCLSQRSSDASVSESGDVNTCTVSSIFTRGINYRGRERGLLICYPDTDLAMAKQLMEAKGIKQLPVIKRAEDAQRERKRRAVAILYYDSIWSYLRDELNHHLKSVNPQEDDSVKMITNGHQ; from the exons ATG GTTCATGTAATACATGAGTGGGCGTGGGCTGGTACACCAAATGAAGGTGCTGCTTGGCTTCGGCTACAAAGGCTAGCTGATACTTGGCACCGTATACTTTTGATACCAGTCTTGGGCGGAGTAGTTGTGGGTGTTTTGCATGGTCTTCTTGAAATTATGGGTCAGATAAAGCAGTCCACCTCTTCTCAAGGACAACGCTTGGACGTACTTGCAGCAATCTTCCCGATGGTGAAGGCAGTCCAGGCTGCTGTAACTTTGGGTACTGGCTGTTCTTTGGGTCCTGAAGGTCCTAGTGTTGATATTGGAAAATCATGTGCTAATGGATTCTCAGTAATGATGGAAAGCAATAGGGAAAGGAGAATTGCTCTTGTTGCTGCTGGAGCAGCTGCTGGAATTGCTTCAG GTTTCAATGCAGCCGTTGCTGGGTGCTTCTTTGCCATTGAAACAGTTTTGAGGCCTCTCCGTGCTGAAAACTCTCCTCCGTTTACAACAGCAATGATAATATTGGCCTCTGTTATCTCATCCACTGTATCAAATGCTGTGCTTGGGGATATGCAGACTTTCACAGTGCCCACGTATGATTTGAAATCTGCTGCTG AGCTACCCTTGTACCTTATATTGGGGATGTTATGCGGAGTAGTAAGTGTGGTTTTCACGCGCTTGTTGGATTGGTTCACTAAGgcatttcatttcatcaaagaaaaatttgggATTCCAGATGTAGTCTGTCCTGCTTTGGGAGGTTTAGGAGCTGGGCTGATAGCTTTAAGGTATCCTGGAATATTGTATTGGGGTTTCACTAACGTCGATGAAATTTTGCATACTGGAAAGACTGCATCGGCTCCTGGAATCTGGCTTCTAGCTCAATTATCTGCAGCAAAAGTTGTTGCCACTGCTCTATGTAAGGGGTCTGGCCTTGTAGGTGGCTTATATGCCCCAAGTTTGATGATTGGTGCTGCTGTTGGTGCAGTATTTGGGGGCTCCGCTGGAGAGCTTATTAATTCTGCTATTCCAGGAAATGCAGCCATTGCTGAGCCACAGGCCTATGCACTG GTGGGAATGGCTGCAACATTAGCCTCTGTTTGTTCAGTACCTTTAACTTCAGTTCTTCTTCTCTTTGAGCTGACTAAAGATTATAGAATCTTGCTTCCCCTCATG GGGGCAGTTGGATTAGCAATATGGGTACCCTCTGTGACAATTCCTGCAAAGGAGACAGAGGTATCAGATACAAAGAGTACTGCACGAGGTTATCATGTTGTTTCACCATCTGAAGGCGAAAATGAGGGTATCTGGAGACAAGCTGGTGAAAGGGATGATATAGAACTCTCGCTTATATGCACCTCCAGTAACTATCAACCAacagatattgatattttactGGAAACTACGAAG GTTGCTCAGGCTATGTCAAACAATTATTTGAAAGTTTCTCTAACCCAAACTGTGAGAGAGGCTCTAAACATTATGCGAGATGGTCAGCAACATTGTGTCCTTGTTGTTGATGCTGAAGATTCTTTGGAAGGTATTTTGACACACGGGGACATAAGAAGGTGTTTATCCCAAAGATCTAGTGATGCTTCTGTCAGTGAATCAGGAGAT GTAAACACATGCACTGTTTCCTCTATTTTCACTCGGGGGATAAACTATCGTGGACGGGAGCGTGGACTTTTGATTTGTTATCCAGACACTGATCTGGCAATGGCCAAGCAGCTAATGGAGGCTAAGGGAATCAAACAATTACCTGTAATTAAGCGTGCTGAAGATGctcaaagagaaagaaaacgCAGGGCTGTGGCTATTCTTTATTATGATTCGATC